The Pedococcus dokdonensis region CACGATCGCCGACCACAGGTAGCCGCCGATGTTGGTGGGAGAGGTGTAGCCGGACCGGTCACCGGCGCCCAGGCCCTCGTTGATGTTGTCGGCCGGGAGCCCGGTCTTCGGGTCCGTCATCGCGACCAGGCTGTGCCACGTGTCCGCGGCCCAGCGGTGCACGCGGGCGGACTGCCCGCCGCCCGGCTTGCTGGACCCGATGAAGGCGGGTGCGGCTGTCGCAGCGGAGGCTGGCGTGCCCGCGACGGCGCGTCCGGCGGTCAGGCCGGTGGCAGCCACCGCCGTGGCGCCGATGAGCAGCTGACGCCGGGAGGCGGAGGGGAGGATGAGCTGGGAGGTGGCCATGGGTGAGGCTCCAATCAGGGTTGGTGTCACTTGCGGCGTGCTGTCCGTGGTGGCACTGGGGGTGCGGACTACTTGATGCCGGTGGTCGCGATCCCCTCGATGAACCGGCGCTGGAAGGTGAGGAAGACGGCCAGCACGGGGATGACGACGACCGTCGCGCCCGCGAGCAGCAGGCCGTACTGGGTGGAGTTCTGGCCCTTCGCATAGAGCGCGAGCGCCACGGGGAGGGTGTACTTGCTCTCCTCCTGCGCGACCACGAGCGGCCAGAGGAAGTTGTTCCAGGACCCGAGGAAGGTCAGGATGCCCAGCGTCGCCAGCGCGGGACCGCACAGCGGCAGGAAGATCCGCGCGAAGATGCGCAGCTCGCTGGCGCCGTCGACCCGACCCGCGTCGAGCAGGTCCCTGGGTAGCCCGAGGATGTACTGGCGCATGAGGAAGACGCCGAACGGGCTGACCAGGAACGGCAGGATCAGGCCGGGCAGGCTGTTGGACAGGCCGGCGTTGGTGACCAGGACGAACAACGGCACGAAGGTGACCACACCGGGGATGAGCAGCGTCGCCATGACCAGGGTGAACAGCGCCTTGCGGCCGCGGAAGTCCAGCATCGCCAGGGCGTAGCCGACCATCGAGCAGAACAGCAGGTTCCCGGCCGTCACGGCCACCGCCACGATCGTGGAGTTGAGGAAGTACTGCGCGAAGTTCAGCCGCGAGAACAGCTGGGTGTAGTTGTCCAGGGAGGCGGACTGGGGCCACCAGGTCGGCGGGTTCTGGAGCAGCTCGCCCTGCGACTTGAAGCTGCCGAGCACCATCCAGATGAACGGTGACACGACCACCACGAGGGCGAGGCTCAGCACGACGTAGAGCCACCAGGAGTTTCGGGAACGGATCATGGCGTCCTCACGTGTTGTCTCGCAGCAGCCGGAACTGGATCGCGGTGACGACGGCGATGATCACGAAGATGATGTAGCTCATCGACGCGGCATACCCGTAGTTGCCGAACCCGAACTGCCGGTACGTGTACATGGACATCGAGATGGTGCTGTTGAGCGGTCCGCCGTTGGTCATCACGAACGGCTCCTCGAAGAACTGGAGGTAGCCGATGCCGGTGGTGACGGACACGAACAGCAGGGTGGGCCGCAGCAGCGGGAGGGTGATGTGGCGGAACCGCTGCCAGGCACCCGCGCCGTCGATCGCGGCGGCCTCGTGGAGCATCCACGGCACGGCCTGCAGGCCGGCGAGGAAGATGATCATCGCGGTGCCGAAGTTGCGCCACGCGGCCATCAGGATGAGGCCGGGCATGGCCCAGTGGGGGTCG contains the following coding sequences:
- a CDS encoding carbohydrate ABC transporter permease, giving the protein MIRSRNSWWLYVVLSLALVVVVSPFIWMVLGSFKSQGELLQNPPTWWPQSASLDNYTQLFSRLNFAQYFLNSTIVAVAVTAGNLLFCSMVGYALAMLDFRGRKALFTLVMATLLIPGVVTFVPLFVLVTNAGLSNSLPGLILPFLVSPFGVFLMRQYILGLPRDLLDAGRVDGASELRIFARIFLPLCGPALATLGILTFLGSWNNFLWPLVVAQEESKYTLPVALALYAKGQNSTQYGLLLAGATVVVIPVLAVFLTFQRRFIEGIATTGIK
- a CDS encoding carbohydrate ABC transporter permease; its protein translation is MPFCVLFLVFTAWPVIQSLFMSFTDTRARDLRRPFAVDLVGIDNYTRAFADPIFRKSMLNTAYFVVVGVPLTLALALAAAIALDKGITKLRGLFRLGFYTPVITSIVAVAVVWRFLLQQEFGLINTVLGWVGIEGPNWLGDPHWAMPGLILMAAWRNFGTAMIIFLAGLQAVPWMLHEAAAIDGAGAWQRFRHITLPLLRPTLLFVSVTTGIGYLQFFEEPFVMTNGGPLNSTISMSMYTYRQFGFGNYGYAASMSYIIFVIIAVVTAIQFRLLRDNT